The Eubacterium maltosivorans genome includes the window TCATTGCCATTGGCTCAGGCTCTTTAAATGACTTAACCCGTTATGTCGCGTTTGGCGCGGGACTGCCGTATTATATTGTGGCGACGGCACCATCTATGGATGGCTACGCCTCAAACGTTTCTCCTTTAGTTCATAATAATCTTAAAATTACCTATTCTGCAGAATGTGCCAATGCCATCATCGGCGATACCGATATTCTGGCCACCGCGCCGGATGTCATGATCGCAGCTGGTTTAGGTGATGTTTTAGGTAAATATTTAGCCATCAACGACTGGAAAATGTCTGAGCTGATCAATGGCGAATACTACTGTCCAGAAGTTGGGGAGCTGGTTCTCTACTCTGTTAAAAAATGTGTTGATACTGTACCGGGTCTCGTGAACAGAGAATCCGACGCGCTTCAGTACCTGATGGAATCCCTGGTACTCATTGGGATTGCCATGAGCTATATCGGTTTCTCCAGACCTGCGTCTGCCTCAGAGCATCATATCTCCCACTTCCTGGAAATGAAGTCCATCTTCAAGGGCGAATACGGCCAGCTGCACGGTACCTGTGTGGGTATGGCAACCTGCATTGTCAGCGATATGTATGCAAAATTCCTGACCATGCCTTTCGATTATGACAAAGCGCGCGCACATGCAGAAACCTTTGATTACGATACCTGGGAAAAAGAAATCAAACGTTCCTTTGGTCTGGGTTCAGATGAAGTTATTAAGCTATACCAGCAGGTACACCAGAATGATCCTGAAGTGGTTGAAAAGCGTATTGACAGCATTCAGAATAATGAAGCGAAACTGGTCAGCCTGATGGAAAATGTGGTGGCAGATACTCAGAAAGCGCCGGAGCTGTTAAAAGCCCTCCACGGTCTTACCAGTCCGGCTGAGTTCAATGTAACAAAGGAAGAATTCAAGGATATTTTAATGTACGCCAAGGAGCTGCGTAACCGCTATGCTGCACTTCAGTTCTTCTATGATATGGGCGTTCTTGAAGAATTAGCGGATGACATTATTGACAAATATATGAAATAAACCTTCAATAAAAAAGGACAGACGATCGTGTCTGTCCTTTTTAATTTATAAAAGCCCTATGTTTAAAAAGACAAGCTGAGGAACCATGGTGCAGAGGACCAGCGCAGCAAAGACAATGGCATAGGTCTGCCGGTTCATTGAGAGCACCCCGATAAATTCGCGGAGAAAAGCGTTTGGAAAGTAATAAAGCGCTGTCTTTGCCGGAATGCCTGTAAAATCAAGTCCAGCGTCGCGGGCATAAAGACTGGCACGGAGAACATGAAAGCTGCTGGTTACAAATACCCCCCGAGCATTCGGCATAAGCCTGTCAATGATCGCCTTGGAAAACAGCATGTTTTCCCGGGTGTTTCGGGAATGATCCTCCACTAAAATGTCTGATTCATTATAGCCTTTGGATAAAAGGTAGTCTTTCATTACCAAGGCCTCCGAAACCGATTCATCCATTCCTTTACCGCCAGAGACAACAAATTTTGCTTTCTTTCCAGTCATTTCTATCTGTTTTTCATAAAAAGCAATGGCCCGGTCCAGGCGCTTGGCCAGAAGTGGAGTAACCTTACCGTCAATTACCCGGCAGCCCAGGATCAGAATAAAGTCTTCGTCGTAGGAAGGCTTGTTGAAATAGTAAAGAGCAGAGGCATTGGCAAAGCTGATAAACAGAAAGCCGAAAAACAAAACGACAATCGCTAGCATGGAATAGATCAGCGGAATGACAGGATTCACATTCATAAAAAAGGGAAGCGTGCAGAACAGTATCAGCGCGGCAAGAATAATGAGTCCGAGAAACAAGGTTAAAAGATTACTGACCTGCGTTCCCTCGCGCGATACCATCCGCTGTCCATTGATCATCAACGCAATGCTAGAGAAAAGCAGCAGCAGAGGCATCATTAAAAATACCAGCGCGACAATTCCGAGTATCACCCAGATAATCGGATTGAGAGGGGATATTAAGGCATAGCCGAAAAGCCCAAGAAGAAACAGGGCGAGAAAGACCGTCATCAGAATGCCGCCGGCAATGGGGCGTTTCTGCTTATAATACAGACGATAAAACAGGATAAAGACAATAATGGCAGGTATTAAAAAAATCATGGCATTCTCCTGATTGAAATTTATTTTTATAGTATAAATATACCCGCCATTATGAAAATAAAGCAGACATTTTATGACCGGCAAATTTTACCGGTTGTCACCAGCCGTTTTTTTAAGCTTTAGCCGGTACTGTTCCTGAATCAGATCAGCCACCAGGCTGCAAAGGGCCACGCTGTCTTCAATATGCATCTGCTCGCTGATGGTGGCGTCAAAAAGAAGCTGGAAAGCCCCCGGGAAATCCTCATCACCCGCCCAGAACTGGATGCGGGCAGGAATACGCGGCGCAAAGAAACCCTGTGCGCTGAGATCCGCTTTGTTCTCGACAATCGAAAAGCCGATCTCTGGCAGAGCCGCCTTCAGTATATCCGGATTACAGCTGTCATAAAAAACGCCCATGGGCTCAATGACATTCTGCCGGATATTCGGATAAAAGACCGCGCCTCTGGGCTGATCCTTATAAGAAATCCACTTTCCTGAAAGGGGGAGATCCACAGCGTGGGAAAAATAGTTGAGCGCGATGAGACGCCAGCTGATGTCAGGCTTTTCGGCAGTGCCTGCAAAAAACACATCGCCGTGGGGGTAGGGGATGCTCAGAAGCTGTCCAAAGCAGTCAAGGGTGAAATCCCCCGTTTTTTCATCGTAAGGGCAGCCGGTATTTTTTGCGATCACCACAGGATCAAGGGCCCGCAGCTTGCGCCGGCTTTCGTCAAAGGCGCCGCGGTAGGCGCCCTCCTCAGGGTTACTTTTCATATAATCGTACATGGTCTGATACCTCACTTTGTAAGTTATGCCCATTATAGCATGCCGGGGCAGCAGAGGCAATTTCACATTGGCGTGGGTTTGTGCTACAATAGCTTTACTGAGAATGGGGGGATGAGCATGGCCTATGAGGTGGTAGAGCTTTCGGTGCGGGAGCTGGTAGAATTTATTATGCGCTCCGGCAGTATTGACAGCCGTTTTGGCGGTTTTGACCGGGCCGCAGAGGGGGCGCGTATTCACAGAAAGCTGCAAAAAGAAGCCGGAGAGCATTACCGGTCAGAGGTTACCCTGGCCGAGACCACAGACATCAAGGGCTTCACCTTTAAAATACAGGGCCGGGCGGATGGAATTTTTGAGGAGGATGGCATTACCGTCGTCGATGAGATCAAAACCATCACCCAAAGCCTGGAGGATATGGATGAAGACAGCCGCCCAGTGCACTGGGCCCAGGCCAAGTGCTATGGCTATATTTACGGCAGCCAGCAGGGACTTGACTTCATCGATATTCAGCTCACCTATTATCAGGTGGATACAAAAGAGATCCGTCGGTTCCGTAAAAGCTTTTCCGTTATCGAATTGGAAAATTTCTATCTTGCTCTCTTAAACGCTTATATCCGCTGGGCGGAGATGCAGCGTCAGTGGGTTGAAAAGCGGAATCATACCATCCGCACTTTGGATTTTCCTTATAAAACCTACCGCAGAGGCCAGCGGGAGATGGCGGTGGCCGTTTTTAACACCATCAAAAAAAGCGGTAAGCTTTTCTGCCAGGCGCCCACCGGCATTGGAAAAACTTTGTCCACGCTTTTTCCCTCCGTGAAAGCGCTGGGCAGCGGTATGGCAGAAAAACTTTTTTATCTGACGGCCAAGACCATCACCCGCCAGGCTGCTGTGGACGCCTTTGCACTTATGAAGGAAAAAGGCCTGGAGCTTCGAACCGTTACCCTGACAGCTAAAGATAAAATCTGCTTTCTGGGCGAACGCAGCTGTAACCCAGATGATTGCCCCTACGCCGACGGTTATTTTGACCGTGTGAGCGATGTGCTCTATGAGGTGCTCCAGAAGGAAACCGTCTTTTCAAGAGAGAATATCGAGGCCATCGCGCTTGAAAATAATCTATGCCCCTTTGAGTTTTCGCTGGACCTTACGCTCTGGTGCGACGCCATTATCTGTGATTACAACTATCTCTTTGACCCGGTGGTGGCCCTGAAGCGCTTTTTTATGGACGAGAAGGGGGACTACGTCTTTCTGGTGGATGAGGCCCATAATCTGGTAGACAGGGCAAGGGAAATGTATTCGGCTGCTCTTAGGAAATCCGATTTTCTGAACCTTAAAAGGCAGCTGACCAAAACAGATAAACGTCTTAGGGAACCTCTGAATAAAGTAAACCAGGCCATGATCGATCTGCGGAAAAGCTGCCCGGACAGCCGGTCCCGCATCAGCCGGGAGGAGCTTGGAGATTTTAATGAGCTTCTGGGCTTCTTCTGCTTTGCCTGCGAGGAGTGGCAGAAAAAGCACCCGGACCACCCATCGGCCGAGGCAGTGCTGGAGCTCTATTTTCAGGCCCGGACCTATTTAAAGATCGCCGAGTTTTACGATGAGCACTATATTACCACTATTCACATTTACGGCAGCGAGGTGATCGTGAAGCAGGTGTGCCTGGACCCAGCGCTGCTGCTGAGGGCACGGCTGGCCTGCGGCAAGGCATCCGTCCTCTTTTCAGCCACTCTCACCCCTCTGGAATACTTTATCGCAGTGCTGGGCGGCGAGGAGGAAACCCCGCGCTACGAGCTGCCATCCCCCTTTGACCCGTCGAAGCTTGGCATCCTGCTGGCAGATACCATCAGCACCCGCTATGTGGACAGAGAAGAGAGCTATGCCCCCATCGCTGAAATGATCGCCGCTTTTGCCGCAGGAAAAAAGGGCAATTACATGGTCTACTTTCCATCCTACGCTTACCTTAACGCAGTCTGCGAGATTTTTGGGGAACGATTTCCAGATATCAAGACCATGGTCCAGGAGCGGGATATGGACGAAGCCGCAAGAGAAGCCTTTCTGGCAGCCTTTGACGCCGAAAATCCTGAAACCCTCATCGGCTTCTGTGTGATGGGCGGTATCTATTCCGAAGGGATCGACCTCAAGGGCGACCGTCTTATCGGAACGGTTATCGTAGGTGTAGGCCTGCCTCAAATTGGCGACGAGCGCAATATCATCCGGAATTATTATGACGATAAGCAGGGCAGCGGCTTTGCCTATGCCTATCAGTTTCCCGGCATGAATAAGGTTCTCCAGGCTGTTGGACGCGTCATCCGGGATGAGGATGACCGGGGAATGGTGCTCTTTATCGATAACCGGTTTTCAAGCAGCAGCTATCGCAGGCTCTTCCCGCCGCATTTATCCCATTATATAAAGGTGAGAAGTGTGCAGGACATTGGGCGGGAGACCAGAGAATTTTGGGATGAAACGAAAGATTGTGAATAAATACTGTAAATAATAATTAAGCTTCTATATATTATAGTAATCCTGACAGCGGCGCGTCCTCATGGGCTTTAACCTGCTGCCAAAGCTGACTGAGAGTGAGGAAGCAGCCTGCCTGGCCGCAGAGTTCTGAGGTATAAACCTTTATCTGCGTTGATTTTTTAAAGGCGTTGGGGTATAATGAAAAATGATAGAGGGCAGGGCTGAGGTTTTATTCAGGTCTGCCTTTTTTTATAAAATGATGGGGAAGCAAGAGAAAATTTCCGTTACGGAAAGGAATAAAAAATGACCGTTCAATTTACAGATCAGTATATTTTTAAAAATGAAGCGTATGATATTACAGCTTTGGAGAACACGCTGGCATTTGATCCTTCGGATTACGGCGCCTTTCCAATATCCTTCTGTCCAGCCTGCGCCAGGGGCTTTTATGGGCAGTACGGTTTGCGCGATGGCCGGCTTTGTCTGAGAAACCTGTACATGACCACCCTGGGTGATTATCCGGAAATCAGGGGCGTGGCTCCGGAGACCAACCGCCAGGATTTTTTTCTGAGCCTCTTTAAGGTTTACCGTGGCGTCAATATCCCGGCGGGCTACAGCGGCGGTATGTTTATTGGCCGGGATCTGGTGGAGGATTTTTATGAATCCACAGGTGTTCAGAAGCATTATGCCTACAAAGATGTGTATCTGCTCAAGTTTAAGGACGGACGCCTGAAAAGCGCCCGGGATTATTCCGATAAAATGCAGAAGATCCGGGATGATATTATCTGTGATACCAATTATTTTTATTATGATGAGGCTTCCTTTTCCTTTGTGCGCAATCCGTCGTACGATTCGCCCTATGAGGTTAACTGGGAGGATCTGGTCAAACAGGAATAGGATGGGCAGAGCCGCATGTCTGGGAAAATTTATGTAAATGGAAGCAGAGGAGGAGAAGATGGGAAACATTGAACTATTACTGGGCGATATTACAAGGGATTACGGTGTGGACGCCATTGTCAACGCGGCCAACAGCTCGTTGCTGGGCGGCGGCGGTGTGGACGGCGCCATCCACCGTGCGGCGGGACCAGAGCTTTTAGAGGAGTGCCGGACGCTGAAGGGATGCCCCACCGGCGGGGCGAAAACAACCAGAGCATACCGACTGCCCTGCAAATATGTTATTCATACAGTAGGGCCGGTGTGGCACGGCGGTGGCCAGCACGAGGCGGCGCTTTTGAAAGACTGTTATCACAATTCCATGACACGTGCTCTGGAAGCTGGAGCCCGCTCAGTGGCCTTTCCGTCAGTTTCGACCGGGGTGTACCATTATCCGGTGGATCAGGCGGCAGCCATTGCCCTGAAAACTGTCCGGGATTTTTGGAACGCCCATGCCAGCAGCTTTGAGCGCATTTTGTTTGTTCTGTTTGACGAGCGCACTCTGGCGGCTTATAAAAAGGCCTATGAAGACCTTAATTGAGCTTTATGACCCGGCCCACCCGGTCAAAAATATTCTGGCGTCGCTGATCTTTAAGCCGGAAGCCTTGGTGTTCATTGGCCTGAAGGGCAGCCTTACAGACCGGGCACAAAGCCTTATTGAGCGTTTGCTGCGGCGAAAAGGCATTGAGGCAGAGCTGTGTTTTATCGAGACCGATTTAAAGGATGGCAACCGGGTTGTGCGTATGTTTGAACAGATCACCTGGGAGCACGCAGACTGTGTCTTTGAAATTTCAGGCGGCCCAGATCTGCTGCTGGCTCTGGTAGGACATTTCTGCGCTCTGCGCGGTGTTCCGCAGTTGTATAAGGATATGGACAGTCAGGAGCTGATCTGGATTACCAGTGAAGGGGAACGGCGGGAGCCTCTGTTACTGCCGAAGCTTGACATCAGCGATCTGCTGCTGGCTTACGGTGCACGTCTGGAACGCACCGACCATTATTATCCAGATCTGGGCGATGCGGCTCAGGAGGCCTGTATCGGCCGGATCTGCCAGGTGTTTCTGCGGTTTCTGGAGGAATGGCCCCACGTCAGTGTCTGGTTCCAGTATGTGTGCCGCAACGCGGTTGAGGAGGACCAGGCCTACGAATGCCTGGAGGTCAGTGAGAAGCGGGATGGCCGGGTCAATATGCTGCTGCGGCAGTTTAAAAATCTGGATGTGTTTTACGCTTTGCAGAAGGCGGGCGCGATTCATCATCTGGCCGTTGACAGGTGGCGCATCAGTTTTCGGTTTGAAAACACGGAAATCCGGCGGCTTCTCACCAATCAAGGCGTTTGGCTGGAGCTCTGCACCTACCTGAGCGCTGCGGAAGCCGGTGGATTTGAAGATCTGGTCATGAGCGCTGTCATTGGATGGGATTATGAGAATAAGGAGCATTACCCACAGAATGAGATTGATGTCATTTTACTGAAAGGCATCAGAGCCCTGTTTATTTCCTGTAAAACCAGCATTACCAAGCGTTCGCCCTACGATTTATATGAGATTAAAACCTTATGTGAGCGTTTTGGCGGTGATATGGCACAGGCGGTCCTTGTTACCGCGGACAACTGTCTGGATATTAATCACAGCCTTTATGTCCGGGCGCGGGAGATGGGAATTGTGATTTTGGATATTAATACCATTAAAAAGGGAAATCTCGGAAGCGATCTGCTTAAGATCGCGGAAGGGCGTTACCATTTCCCGAAATAGGAGGAAATTGAAAATGGATGAGCAAAAAAAGCCGCTTCTGGTCGTTGGGGTCAAAGGACAGCAATATGTCTATGCGACAGAAGAAAACCTGGAATACAGCGAATACAGACAGATAAAGGATATTGCGGAGAGCACTACACACTACGCTGCCAATGCCCGGTGTGTCAATCCGGATGTGCTGGCCTTTCAGTTTACCACAAGGGTAAAGGAGGAGCTTGGGGTGGTCCTTATACCCGTTCCGGTTTGGCCTCAGATTGTTGTGAAATTTAAAAAATAGCGAACAGCAGATTTTGGTACATATCGTGTGCCGGATCTGCTGCTTTTATTTTTGTCTTTCTTAAAAAGACTATTGTCTTTTGCTTTAAGGTGTGTTACACTTTTATACGTTGTCTTAAGAAAGGCTTAAGATGCAACAAAACTCTGGAGAGTCTCTTTTAAAAGAGCGCCGAAGGTGTACCCCCTGTTTTCAGGGCTATCTCTCAGGCAAAAGGACAGAGCAGTTATTTTGCTTTTGTTCAACTCCAACGACATCAAGAAGGAGGAACAAAAATGTTTCAACAATTCACTGATTTTCTGGTATGGGTGGATGATAAGGTTTGGGGAATTCCGCTCATTGTCTTGATTTTGGCAGTCGGTATTTACCTGACCTGCCGCCTGCATATTTTACAGATTCGTCACTTACCAAAAGCGCTTAAGTTTATGGTCAAAAATGAAGAAGACGGGACCGGTGAGGTCACCAGCTTCGGCGCTTTGTGCACGGCTTTATCGGCCACCATCGGCACAGGCAATATCGTCGGTGTGGCAACAGCTCTTGTTGCTGGCGGCCCCGGCGCGCTGTTCTGGATGTGGATCGCGGCCTTCTTTGGGATGGCCACCAAATATGCCGAGGGCGTTTTAGCCATCAAGTACCGTGTGATCGAGGAGGACGGACATGTGCTGGGCGGCCCTTTTTATTACATTGAACGCGGGATGGGGGTAAAATGGCGCTGGCTGGGCAAGATTTTCGCTTTCTTCGGAGCAGGAGTCGGCCTTTTGGGCATCGGTACCTTTACGCAGGTCAATGGGATTGCCTCCGCGGTCAACGGCTTTTTTGATCCAAACAATGCCTGGACGGTCAGCCTTTTTGGTTCAGACTACTCATGGACTGTTGTGATCAGCGGTTTGATTTTAACCCTTTGTGTAGGGATGGTGGTTATCGGCGGCATCAAACGTATTGCGCGGGTTTCTGAAATTATTGTACCTTTTATGGCGATTGCCTATTTTTTGTGCTGTCTTTTGATTCTGATCATGAACTTTAAAGCCATTCCGGCCGCGCTGCTCGAAATTATTCAGAGCGCCTTTGGCATGCGCGCGGTAACCGGCGGAGCCATCGGTGCGATCATCGTGGCTATGCAGAAGGGGATTGCCCGGGGGATATTCTCAAATGAAGCCGGCCTGGGGAGCGCCCCCATCGCGGCGGCAGCCGCCCAGACCAGGGAGCCTGCCCGTCAGGGGCTGGTCTCCATGACAGGGACTTTTATCGATACGATTATCATCTGTACCATGACAGGACTCAGCATTGTCATCACCGGGGCCTGGGATATTGGCCTTGAGGGCGTGGCGGTTACAACACACGCCTTTCAAACCGGCCTGCCATTCGCGCCGCAGGTCAGTTCATTTCTGCTGATGATCTGTCTGGTGTTCTTTGCCTTTACAACGATTCTGGGATGGAATTATTATGGCGAACGCTGTCTGGAATATCTGGCCAATGGAAGAAGCGCGGCGGTGACAACCTATCGCTGGCTGTATATTCTGGCTGTTTTTATCGGTCCGTTTATGACGGTTTCAGCGGTGTGGACCATCGCGGATATCTTTAACGCTTTGATGGCGCTGCCGAACTTGGTAGCTATTATTGCTCTCAGCGGCGTGGTGGTTGCGGAAACAAAGGCTTATTTTAACCGGGCGAAAGCGCTAAACCCCATGGGGCTGGGCACAGATCCGGAAGAAGCATAAAAAAGATCTTCAATCCCTCTTTTGATATTCTTTGCAGTCTGGCAAGAGACTGCAGGGAAGC containing:
- a CDS encoding YdcF family protein is translated as MIFLIPAIIVFILFYRLYYKQKRPIAGGILMTVFLALFLLGLFGYALISPLNPIIWVILGIVALVFLMMPLLLLFSSIALMINGQRMVSREGTQVSNLLTLFLGLIILAALILFCTLPFFMNVNPVIPLIYSMLAIVVLFFGFLFISFANASALYYFNKPSYDEDFILILGCRVIDGKVTPLLAKRLDRAIAFYEKQIEMTGKKAKFVVSGGKGMDESVSEALVMKDYLLSKGYNESDILVEDHSRNTRENMLFSKAIIDRLMPNARGVFVTSSFHVLRASLYARDAGLDFTGIPAKTALYYFPNAFLREFIGVLSMNRQTYAIVFAALVLCTMVPQLVFLNIGLL
- a CDS encoding O-acetyl-ADP-ribose deacetylase, whose protein sequence is MGNIELLLGDITRDYGVDAIVNAANSSLLGGGGVDGAIHRAAGPELLEECRTLKGCPTGGAKTTRAYRLPCKYVIHTVGPVWHGGGQHEAALLKDCYHNSMTRALEAGARSVAFPSVSTGVYHYPVDQAAAIALKTVRDFWNAHASSFERILFVLFDERTLAAYKKAYEDLN
- a CDS encoding Card1-like endonuclease domain-containing protein, translating into MKTLIELYDPAHPVKNILASLIFKPEALVFIGLKGSLTDRAQSLIERLLRRKGIEAELCFIETDLKDGNRVVRMFEQITWEHADCVFEISGGPDLLLALVGHFCALRGVPQLYKDMDSQELIWITSEGERREPLLLPKLDISDLLLAYGARLERTDHYYPDLGDAAQEACIGRICQVFLRFLEEWPHVSVWFQYVCRNAVEEDQAYECLEVSEKRDGRVNMLLRQFKNLDVFYALQKAGAIHHLAVDRWRISFRFENTEIRRLLTNQGVWLELCTYLSAAEAGGFEDLVMSAVIGWDYENKEHYPQNEIDVILLKGIRALFISCKTSITKRSPYDLYEIKTLCERFGGDMAQAVLVTADNCLDINHSLYVRAREMGIVILDINTIKKGNLGSDLLKIAEGRYHFPK
- a CDS encoding sn-glycerol-1-phosphate dehydrogenase, with product MSFKELSINELINHEFDCSCGKKHIASIENIAIGKNALDKLPGIMETQKLKDGSTLSKNDKIFIVADVNTWEVAGERVESMVAGAGYPVEKYIFPHKSMHAEDKYAEEMKEHLPADTKLIIAIGSGSLNDLTRYVAFGAGLPYYIVATAPSMDGYASNVSPLVHNNLKITYSAECANAIIGDTDILATAPDVMIAAGLGDVLGKYLAINDWKMSELINGEYYCPEVGELVLYSVKKCVDTVPGLVNRESDALQYLMESLVLIGIAMSYIGFSRPASASEHHISHFLEMKSIFKGEYGQLHGTCVGMATCIVSDMYAKFLTMPFDYDKARAHAETFDYDTWEKEIKRSFGLGSDEVIKLYQQVHQNDPEVVEKRIDSIQNNEAKLVSLMENVVADTQKAPELLKALHGLTSPAEFNVTKEEFKDILMYAKELRNRYAALQFFYDMGVLEELADDIIDKYMK
- a CDS encoding ATP-dependent DNA helicase — protein: MAYEVVELSVRELVEFIMRSGSIDSRFGGFDRAAEGARIHRKLQKEAGEHYRSEVTLAETTDIKGFTFKIQGRADGIFEEDGITVVDEIKTITQSLEDMDEDSRPVHWAQAKCYGYIYGSQQGLDFIDIQLTYYQVDTKEIRRFRKSFSVIELENFYLALLNAYIRWAEMQRQWVEKRNHTIRTLDFPYKTYRRGQREMAVAVFNTIKKSGKLFCQAPTGIGKTLSTLFPSVKALGSGMAEKLFYLTAKTITRQAAVDAFALMKEKGLELRTVTLTAKDKICFLGERSCNPDDCPYADGYFDRVSDVLYEVLQKETVFSRENIEAIALENNLCPFEFSLDLTLWCDAIICDYNYLFDPVVALKRFFMDEKGDYVFLVDEAHNLVDRAREMYSAALRKSDFLNLKRQLTKTDKRLREPLNKVNQAMIDLRKSCPDSRSRISREELGDFNELLGFFCFACEEWQKKHPDHPSAEAVLELYFQARTYLKIAEFYDEHYITTIHIYGSEVIVKQVCLDPALLLRARLACGKASVLFSATLTPLEYFIAVLGGEEETPRYELPSPFDPSKLGILLADTISTRYVDREESYAPIAEMIAAFAAGKKGNYMVYFPSYAYLNAVCEIFGERFPDIKTMVQERDMDEAAREAFLAAFDAENPETLIGFCVMGGIYSEGIDLKGDRLIGTVIVGVGLPQIGDERNIIRNYYDDKQGSGFAYAYQFPGMNKVLQAVGRVIRDEDDRGMVLFIDNRFSSSSYRRLFPPHLSHYIKVRSVQDIGRETREFWDETKDCE
- a CDS encoding DUF3786 domain-containing protein: MYDYMKSNPEEGAYRGAFDESRRKLRALDPVVIAKNTGCPYDEKTGDFTLDCFGQLLSIPYPHGDVFFAGTAEKPDISWRLIALNYFSHAVDLPLSGKWISYKDQPRGAVFYPNIRQNVIEPMGVFYDSCNPDILKAALPEIGFSIVENKADLSAQGFFAPRIPARIQFWAGDEDFPGAFQLLFDATISEQMHIEDSVALCSLVADLIQEQYRLKLKKTAGDNR
- a CDS encoding alanine/glycine:cation symporter family protein, translated to MFQQFTDFLVWVDDKVWGIPLIVLILAVGIYLTCRLHILQIRHLPKALKFMVKNEEDGTGEVTSFGALCTALSATIGTGNIVGVATALVAGGPGALFWMWIAAFFGMATKYAEGVLAIKYRVIEEDGHVLGGPFYYIERGMGVKWRWLGKIFAFFGAGVGLLGIGTFTQVNGIASAVNGFFDPNNAWTVSLFGSDYSWTVVISGLILTLCVGMVVIGGIKRIARVSEIIVPFMAIAYFLCCLLILIMNFKAIPAALLEIIQSAFGMRAVTGGAIGAIIVAMQKGIARGIFSNEAGLGSAPIAAAAAQTREPARQGLVSMTGTFIDTIIICTMTGLSIVITGAWDIGLEGVAVTTHAFQTGLPFAPQVSSFLLMICLVFFAFTTILGWNYYGERCLEYLANGRSAAVTTYRWLYILAVFIGPFMTVSAVWTIADIFNALMALPNLVAIIALSGVVVAETKAYFNRAKALNPMGLGTDPEEA